The Marinitoga hydrogenitolerans DSM 16785 genomic sequence AGTAAAAGAATTCAAAAAAGTTCTATTTTCCAAAAGCACAGAAAAATTGCATAATTGGATAAAAAAATATGAAAAAAGTTCTATTCAAGGGATACAGAGTTTCATACATGGAATAAAACGAGACATAGTAGCAGTAGAAAACGCAATAATATATGAATAT encodes the following:
- a CDS encoding transposase, yielding VKEFKKVLFSKSTEKLHNWIKKYEKSSIQGIQSFIHGIKRDIVAVENAIIYEYSNGLAEGKINKIKLIKRMMYGRCKFETLKNKILLIEHN